From Lycium ferocissimum isolate CSIRO_LF1 chromosome 12, AGI_CSIRO_Lferr_CH_V1, whole genome shotgun sequence, one genomic window encodes:
- the LOC132040303 gene encoding F-box protein At2g02240-like, with amino-acid sequence MDYFGLLPEGCISEILSFTSPEDTARLSVSSRGFKFAAESDVVWEKFLPSDYQHIISKSNSLLVFPSKKELYFSLCDSPILTDGGKMSFSLDKKTGKKCFMVAARELAISWGEEPNYWEWLSHPNSRFSEVAQLWYVCWLEIRGKIGTKILSKGTKYVAYLVFKLEVEFMGLDTVDAVVRFVDSQSDTEVDERTSVVSLSGLGPSEKLPLSRGDGWKEIEMGNFFNDKGEDGEVEVRLMDIRGHVKSGLIIQGIEFRPE; translated from the exons atggACTATTTTGGATTGCTGCCGGAAGGTTGCATATCGGAAATTCTCTCCTTCACTTCACCAGAGGATACTGCTAGGTTATCTGTTAGTTCACGAGGATTCAAGTTTGCTGCTGAATCCGACGTTGTTTGGGAGAAATTTTTGCCTTCTGATTATCAACATATTATCTCTAAGTCAAACTCTTTATTGGTTTTTCCTTCCAAGAAAGAGCTTTACTTTAGTCTATGCGATTCCCCTATTCTCACTGATGGAGGCAAAATG AGTTTTTCACTGGATAAGAAAACCGGGAAGAAATGCTTTATGGTGGCAGCAAGAGAACTTGCTATTTCATGGGGTGAAGAACCAAATTATTGGGAATGGTTATCTCACCCGAATTCCAG ATTTTCAGAAGTGGCTCAACTCTGGTATGTCTGTTGGCTTGAAATCCGAGGCAAGATTGGGACTAAGATACTGTCGAAAGGGACCAAATATGTTGCTTATCTAGTGTTCAAATTGGAAGTTGAATTTATGGGCCTTGACACTGTCGATGCAGTTGTTAGATTTGTTGATTCTCAGAGTGACACTGAAGTTGATGAACGAACTAGCGTTGTGAGTCTTTCAGGACTAGGACCTAGTGAGAAGCTACCCTTGAGTAGAGGCGATGGATGGAAGGAAATAGAAATGGGAAACTTTTTTAATGATAAAGGAGAGGATGGAGAAGTTGAAGTGCGATTGATGGATATTAGGGGTCACGTAAAAAGTGGCCTCATCATCCAAGGAATAGAGTTTCGACCAgaatga